The following proteins are co-located in the Microplitis demolitor isolate Queensland-Clemson2020A chromosome 5, iyMicDemo2.1a, whole genome shotgun sequence genome:
- the LOC103579410 gene encoding putative mediator of RNA polymerase II transcription subunit 26 isoform X1, whose translation MYVVFQGVKLLTLNWLPWLLAICICVSEARYKVRRPLPPSPTPPQMYKKSWPIGHRVSMGNTIQINKNNNIYPGPLKRPFYKPNNYRLRRPIVLAPSTAWKNPMPVMNAVPNVVVPQRVPIKEFPVVNKPEYSPEYRPEAVVLPPTHRGGFDDDRGPIHTIPAPNLSIADKPINPDENNRPESHQDDYQRFQSESDYNSHSQGSQESYEIHNSQTVKQRPVTSATVSQNTYEVTEANERMLNHPQEYPTPATQYYSAEFESSRLPTGPNVDQAANDIYLNHPPISRAGHPNGPLQPYSQSNIPVQPNHPLQTNIPIVQTNLPMQTNLHSSLHVGFPATAQATLNPQLPAEYHLNNPDIVSQDIQLQLLQQQQQQQQQQSDLHIGHPGVAGPPISADKLYELFNSFPQQQDQQYSSLQQQISQQQQQLQQQQQQQNSQRNIYSEINQSTFSPPKMQSFNYNEQDNQQQQQQQQQQQQQQQQQQQQQQQQQQQQHEQQQHQQQYEQQQYQQQYEQQQQLIQDYESSNVDYNLQQQQQQFQQQQEQQQHKFQKQQQEQQQQFQKQQDHTNNVRFHEPIEPENNIDFEEAASANVNQMNPHYFNNDEIANYYTTLPNRETAEKLAALAAAGSVNSHLISRLQQQQQQQQQQQQQQQQQQQQQQQQQQQQQQQQQQQQQQQQQQQQQQHKRLGQFSEEQNDQPMPNNHRGNYQVSEEIDDVPFDSDELQKQRLLIRQRASAQKRYRQHYRQQQIQREQEEADKHFEREGLLEQRQQERKKEEETQENKSRPLRIMIPDTQDNSNNSHKNNDKKNNNNDDEESDEYEYEISEPINGKTTAAPEDEASLENSEFGSRIRNK comes from the exons ATGTACGTAGTATTCCAGGGAGTTAAATTACTG ACACTCAATTGGTTGCCGTGGCTACTGGCAATATGTATTTGCGTAAGTGAAGCTAGATACAAAGTTCGCAGACCTCTGCCACCTTCACCAACGCCCCCTCAAATGTACAAAAAATCATGGCCAATAGGTCACCGGGTTTCCATGGGAAATACTAttcagataaataaaaataacaatatttatccTGGGCCACTAAAGAGGCCTTTCTATAAACCCAATAACTACAG ATTAAGGAGACCAATAGTCTTGGCACCATCAACAGCATGGAAAAATCCAATGCCAGTAATGAATGCAGTCCCAAATGTCGTAGTACCTCAGCGGGTACCAATTAAAGAATTTCCGGTTGTAAACAAACCAGAGTATAGTCCAGAATATCGTCCAGAAGCCGTCGTCTTGCCACCAACTCACCGCGGTGGGTTTGACGATGACCGCGGACCGATTCACACGATTCCCGCGCCGAATTTGAGCATCGCCGACAAACCGATAAATCCTGATGAAAATAACAGACCAGAAAGTCATCAGGATGATTACCAACGATTTCAGTCAGAATCTGATTATAACTCTCATTCCCAAg GTTCCCAGGAATCTTACGAGATCCATAACTCGCAGACTGTAAAACAACGTCCAGTAACCAGCGCAACTGTGTCGCAAAATACTTACGAAGTAACAGAAGCCAATGAACGGATGCTAAATCATCCTCAAGAATATCCTACACCTGCAACGCAATATTACTCTGCGGAATTTGAATCTTCGCGCTTACCGACTGGTCCCAATGTGGACCAAGCAGCCAACGACATCTACCTGAACCATCCTCCGATTTCTCGCGCTGGACACCCAAACGGCCCTCTGCAGCCCTACAGCCAATCTAACATTCCCGTTCAACCGAACCATCCTCTCCAAACAAACATTCCCATTGTTCAAACAAACCTCCCAATGCAAACAAACTTACACAGTTCTCTACACGTGGGCTTTCCTGCAACAGCTCAAGCCACGTTGAACCCACAATTGCCTGCTGAATATCATCTAAACAACCCTGATATTGTTTCACAAGATATTCAACTACAGCTGCttcaacagcaacaacaacaacaacaacaacaatcaGATTTACACATTGGACATCCGGGTGTTGCTGGACCACCAATATCAGCTGATAAACTTTATGAATTGTTTAATAGCTTTCCTCAACAACAAGACCAACAATATTCATCTTTACAACAACAAATTTctcaacaacaacagcagctacaacaacaacaacaacaacaaaattctcaaagaaatatttattcagaaataaatcaatcaacATTTTCTCCACCTAAAATGCAAtcgtttaattataatgaacaGGAtaatcaacaacaacaacaacagcaacaacaacagcaacaacaacagcaacaacaacagcaacaacaacaacaacaacagcagcagcaacatgaacaacaacaacatcagcAACAATATGAGCAACAACAATATCAGCAGCAATatgaacaacaacaacaattgATACAAGATTATGAATCAAGTAATgttgattataatttacaacaacagcaacaacaattccaacaacaacaagaacaacaacaacataaattccaaaaacaacaacaagaacaacaacaacaatttcAAAAGCAACAAGATCATACGAACAATGTACGTTTCCACGAACCAATTGAACCAGAAAACAACATTGATTTCGAAGAAGCGGCGAGCGCTAATGTCAACCAGATGAACCCGcactattttaataatgacGAAATCGCAAATTACTACACGACGTTACCGAACAGAGAGACTGCGGAAAAATTGGCAGCACTAGCGGCTGCTGGTAGTGTCAATAGTCATCTGATTTCGCGGttacagcaacaacaacaacaacaacaacaacaacaacaacaacaacaacaacaacaacaacaacaacaacaacaacaacaacagcaacaacaacaacaacaacaacaacaacaacaacaacaacaacaacaacaacaacaacataaACGTTTAGGACAATTTAGTGAAGAACAAAATGATCAACCGATGCCAAACAATCATCGAGGAAATTATCAAGTCAGTGAAGAAATTGATGATGTTCCTTTTGATTCTGATGAACTGCAAAAACAAAGACTGTTGATAAGGCAGAGAGCCAGTGCACAGAAACGCTACAGACAACATTACCGACAACAACAAATTCAACGTGAACAg gagGAAGCTGACAAACATTTCGAAAGAGAAGGATTGTTGGAACAAAGACAACAGGAACGaaagaaagaagaagaaacTCAAGAAAATAAGTCAAGACCTTTGAGAATTATGATTCCCGATACTCAAGATAACTCTAATAACTCTCATaagaataatgataaaaaaaataataataatgatgatgaagaaTCTGATGAGTATGAATATGAAATAAGTGAACCAATAAACGGGAAAACGACTGCGGCGCCAGAAGATGAGGCAAGTTTGGAAAATTCGGAATTTGGTTCGCgcattagaaataaataa
- the LOC103579410 gene encoding putative mediator of RNA polymerase II transcription subunit 26 isoform X2, with translation MKTLNWLPWLLAICICVSEARYKVRRPLPPSPTPPQMYKKSWPIGHRVSMGNTIQINKNNNIYPGPLKRPFYKPNNYRLRRPIVLAPSTAWKNPMPVMNAVPNVVVPQRVPIKEFPVVNKPEYSPEYRPEAVVLPPTHRGGFDDDRGPIHTIPAPNLSIADKPINPDENNRPESHQDDYQRFQSESDYNSHSQGSQESYEIHNSQTVKQRPVTSATVSQNTYEVTEANERMLNHPQEYPTPATQYYSAEFESSRLPTGPNVDQAANDIYLNHPPISRAGHPNGPLQPYSQSNIPVQPNHPLQTNIPIVQTNLPMQTNLHSSLHVGFPATAQATLNPQLPAEYHLNNPDIVSQDIQLQLLQQQQQQQQQQSDLHIGHPGVAGPPISADKLYELFNSFPQQQDQQYSSLQQQISQQQQQLQQQQQQQNSQRNIYSEINQSTFSPPKMQSFNYNEQDNQQQQQQQQQQQQQQQQQQQQQQQQQQQQHEQQQHQQQYEQQQYQQQYEQQQQLIQDYESSNVDYNLQQQQQQFQQQQEQQQHKFQKQQQEQQQQFQKQQDHTNNVRFHEPIEPENNIDFEEAASANVNQMNPHYFNNDEIANYYTTLPNRETAEKLAALAAAGSVNSHLISRLQQQQQQQQQQQQQQQQQQQQQQQQQQQQQQQQQQQQQQQQQQQQQQHKRLGQFSEEQNDQPMPNNHRGNYQVSEEIDDVPFDSDELQKQRLLIRQRASAQKRYRQHYRQQQIQREQEEADKHFEREGLLEQRQQERKKEEETQENKSRPLRIMIPDTQDNSNNSHKNNDKKNNNNDDEESDEYEYEISEPINGKTTAAPEDEASLENSEFGSRIRNK, from the exons atgaag ACACTCAATTGGTTGCCGTGGCTACTGGCAATATGTATTTGCGTAAGTGAAGCTAGATACAAAGTTCGCAGACCTCTGCCACCTTCACCAACGCCCCCTCAAATGTACAAAAAATCATGGCCAATAGGTCACCGGGTTTCCATGGGAAATACTAttcagataaataaaaataacaatatttatccTGGGCCACTAAAGAGGCCTTTCTATAAACCCAATAACTACAG ATTAAGGAGACCAATAGTCTTGGCACCATCAACAGCATGGAAAAATCCAATGCCAGTAATGAATGCAGTCCCAAATGTCGTAGTACCTCAGCGGGTACCAATTAAAGAATTTCCGGTTGTAAACAAACCAGAGTATAGTCCAGAATATCGTCCAGAAGCCGTCGTCTTGCCACCAACTCACCGCGGTGGGTTTGACGATGACCGCGGACCGATTCACACGATTCCCGCGCCGAATTTGAGCATCGCCGACAAACCGATAAATCCTGATGAAAATAACAGACCAGAAAGTCATCAGGATGATTACCAACGATTTCAGTCAGAATCTGATTATAACTCTCATTCCCAAg GTTCCCAGGAATCTTACGAGATCCATAACTCGCAGACTGTAAAACAACGTCCAGTAACCAGCGCAACTGTGTCGCAAAATACTTACGAAGTAACAGAAGCCAATGAACGGATGCTAAATCATCCTCAAGAATATCCTACACCTGCAACGCAATATTACTCTGCGGAATTTGAATCTTCGCGCTTACCGACTGGTCCCAATGTGGACCAAGCAGCCAACGACATCTACCTGAACCATCCTCCGATTTCTCGCGCTGGACACCCAAACGGCCCTCTGCAGCCCTACAGCCAATCTAACATTCCCGTTCAACCGAACCATCCTCTCCAAACAAACATTCCCATTGTTCAAACAAACCTCCCAATGCAAACAAACTTACACAGTTCTCTACACGTGGGCTTTCCTGCAACAGCTCAAGCCACGTTGAACCCACAATTGCCTGCTGAATATCATCTAAACAACCCTGATATTGTTTCACAAGATATTCAACTACAGCTGCttcaacagcaacaacaacaacaacaacaacaatcaGATTTACACATTGGACATCCGGGTGTTGCTGGACCACCAATATCAGCTGATAAACTTTATGAATTGTTTAATAGCTTTCCTCAACAACAAGACCAACAATATTCATCTTTACAACAACAAATTTctcaacaacaacagcagctacaacaacaacaacaacaacaaaattctcaaagaaatatttattcagaaataaatcaatcaacATTTTCTCCACCTAAAATGCAAtcgtttaattataatgaacaGGAtaatcaacaacaacaacaacagcaacaacaacagcaacaacaacagcaacaacaacagcaacaacaacaacaacaacagcagcagcaacatgaacaacaacaacatcagcAACAATATGAGCAACAACAATATCAGCAGCAATatgaacaacaacaacaattgATACAAGATTATGAATCAAGTAATgttgattataatttacaacaacagcaacaacaattccaacaacaacaagaacaacaacaacataaattccaaaaacaacaacaagaacaacaacaacaatttcAAAAGCAACAAGATCATACGAACAATGTACGTTTCCACGAACCAATTGAACCAGAAAACAACATTGATTTCGAAGAAGCGGCGAGCGCTAATGTCAACCAGATGAACCCGcactattttaataatgacGAAATCGCAAATTACTACACGACGTTACCGAACAGAGAGACTGCGGAAAAATTGGCAGCACTAGCGGCTGCTGGTAGTGTCAATAGTCATCTGATTTCGCGGttacagcaacaacaacaacaacaacaacaacaacaacaacaacaacaacaacaacaacaacaacaacaacaacaacaacaacagcaacaacaacaacaacaacaacaacaacaacaacaacaacaacaacaacaacaacaacataaACGTTTAGGACAATTTAGTGAAGAACAAAATGATCAACCGATGCCAAACAATCATCGAGGAAATTATCAAGTCAGTGAAGAAATTGATGATGTTCCTTTTGATTCTGATGAACTGCAAAAACAAAGACTGTTGATAAGGCAGAGAGCCAGTGCACAGAAACGCTACAGACAACATTACCGACAACAACAAATTCAACGTGAACAg gagGAAGCTGACAAACATTTCGAAAGAGAAGGATTGTTGGAACAAAGACAACAGGAACGaaagaaagaagaagaaacTCAAGAAAATAAGTCAAGACCTTTGAGAATTATGATTCCCGATACTCAAGATAACTCTAATAACTCTCATaagaataatgataaaaaaaataataataatgatgatgaagaaTCTGATGAGTATGAATATGAAATAAGTGAACCAATAAACGGGAAAACGACTGCGGCGCCAGAAGATGAGGCAAGTTTGGAAAATTCGGAATTTGGTTCGCgcattagaaataaataa
- the LOC103579411 gene encoding methionine aminopeptidase 1: protein MSFALGMCETPGCKSVASLQCPTCLKIGIQGSYFCSQDCFKGSWKTHKVIHEIAKGDTKKSSSDEYNPWPSYHFTGKLRPYPTHPKRQVSVTPKITRPDYADHPKGIPISEQAVRGSSQIKILDDEEIEGMRVACKLGREVLDEAAKVCDVGVTTAEIDRVVYEACIERDCYPSPLNYHQFPASCCTSVNEVICHGIPDTRPLQDGDICNVDVTVYHNGFHGDLNETFLVGNVKPEIKKLVQVTYECLSKAIDIVKPGEKYKEIGNIIQKHAQAHGFSVVRSYCGHGIHRLFHTAPSVPHYAKNKAVGVMKAGHCFTIEPMISQGTWRDETWPDHWTAVTADGQWSAQFEQTLLVTDTGCDILTKRRTNDGRPWFFDQLKN, encoded by the exons atgtctTTTGCACTGGGAATGTGTGAAACTCCAGGATGTAAGTCCGTAGCAAGTCTCCAGTGCCCGACTTGTCTAAAAATCGGCATTCAAGGCTCATACTTTTGCAGTCAG GATTGCTTTAAAGGAAGCTGGAAAACACATAAAGTTATTCATGAAATTGCCA agggTGATACTAAAAAATCATCATCAGATGAATATAATCCATGGCCATCGTATCACTTTACTGGAAAATTACGGCCCTATCCCACACATCCAAAGCGACAGGTATCAGTTACTCCGAAAATAACTCGTCCGGATTACGCGGATCATCCTAAAGGGATTCCGATAAGCGAACAAGCTGTCCGGGGATCGTCCCAGATAAAAATCCTCGATGACGAGGAGATCGAGGGGATGAGAGTCGCATGTAAACTGGGCCGCGAAGTACTTGATGAAGCTGCTAAAGTATGCGACGTCGGGGTAACAACCGCTGAAATAGATCGGGTTGTTTACGAAGCTTGCATCGAGAGGGATTGCTATCCTTCGCCGCTAAACTACCATCAATTCCCAGCTAGCTGTTGTACATCTGTTAACGAGGTTATTTGTCACGGCATACCTGACACTAGGCCACTTCAGGACGGTGACATCTGtaatg TTGATGTCACGGTCTATCACAACGGCTTTCATGGGGATTTAAACGAGACATTTTTAGTCGGCAATGTCAAgccggaaattaaaaaattagttcagGTTACTTACGAGTGCCTGTCAAAAGCTATTGACATTGTTAAGCCTggggaaaaatataaagaaattggcaatattattcaaaaacacGCACAGGCACACGGTTTTAGTGTCGTGCGGAGCTACTGTGGACATGGAATCCATCGATTATTTCATACTGCACCCAGCGTTCCTCATTATGCTa aAAATAAAGCTGTGGGAGTGATGAAAGCAGGTCATTGTTTCACAATCGAGCCGATGATATCTCAAGGTACTTGGCGCGATGAAACGTGGCCAGACCATTGGACCGCAGTGACGGCTGACGGACAGTGGTCAGCACAATTCGAACAGACTCTTCTCGTGACTGACACCGGCTGTGACATTCTGACCAAGCGTCGCACAAATGACGGCCGTCCATGGTTCTTTgaccaattaaaaaattag